A single window of Onychostoma macrolepis isolate SWU-2019 chromosome 16, ASM1243209v1, whole genome shotgun sequence DNA harbors:
- the zp3d.2 gene encoding zona pellucida sperm-binding protein 3d.2 isoform X1: MQFREMKLYFPVIFTLLVFSSTYVYALRSASKHASNSTSALDVKFGEDFDGSAVKSLGSPFLQLPVFQHSRIPLLDKKQFSPMHGSGHEQLPEETKEVLIPRAAVTLPEASRRRGRSHGVNVVCQMKKMIIKVHKHILGIDGLHSELKLGTCDISKTTKHYHVFIYDMDKCGSKRKLVNKRVTYSNILHYSPVTDLGPIRRAVPFSLPVECHFNRYHYSYKIGYIPQVRYQNYFKPLRTVDSVVLTPRDELWRRLSPTEEYTIGHPMYFQADGPPLAEDERMFVDSCYVTISSSHLSMPRFTVIESHGCMTDSKSSRWSKFIQSGQRNVVRFSLDAFLFHGMLGEHLYMHCEISVGSFKPTSSAKSCTYNQSIKRWEELYGSNDACLCCDSTCLSSDLSVSSKVITSEPWIMESDLEIVEEEQTSPFMTEEVGTGFVEVITTQTAEIGPRHFVPDPAVVKEVDKFVEPRRIFEEVFGLG; the protein is encoded by the exons ATGCAGTTTAGAGAGATGAAGCTTTATTTCCCAGTAATATTTACTTTACTGGTCTTTTCTTCCACATATGTGTACGCGTTACGATCTGCGTCAAAGCACGCGAGCAATTCGACCTCAGCACTGGATGTAAAGTTTGGAGAAGATTTCGACGGATCTGCTGTCAAGAGTCTCGGCTCGCCATTTTTACAACTTCCCGTTTTCCAGCATTCAAGAATCCCCCTTTTGGACAAAAAGCAGTTCTCTCCGATGCATGGATCAGGCCATGAACAACTCCCCGAGGAGACGAAAGAAGTCCTCATCCCGCGCGCCGCGGTAACGTTACCGGAGGCCTCCCGCCGCCGCGGGCGATCACACGGAGTAAACGTCGTTTGCCAAATGAAGAAAATGATCATTAAAGttcacaaacacattttaggcatcGACGGCCTTCATTCAGAGTTAAAACTGGGAACATGCGACATCAGCAAGACTACAAAACACTATCACGTGTTTATTTACGACATGGACAAGTGTGGAAGTAAGAGAAAG TTAGTAAACAAAAGAGTAACATATTCCAACATACTGCACTACTCTCCAGTGACGGACCTGGGGCCAATCCGCCGCGCCGTGCCTTTCTCACTACCTGTTGAGTGTCACTTTAATAG ataTCATTACTCGTATAAAATTGGTTACATACCACAAGTCAGATATCAGAACTACTTCAAACCCCTGAGAACTGTGGACAGTGTTGTACTCACACCCCGTGATG AGCTGTGGAGAAGGTTATCGCCCACCGAAGAGTATACCATTGGTCACCCCATGTACTTCCAAGCAGACGGACCTCCTCTTGCTGAGGACGAGAGGATGTTTGTGGATTCCTGTTACGTGACTATCAGCAGTTCTCATTTGTCCATGCCACGATTTACAGTCATTGAAAGCCACGG GTGCATGACTGATAGCAAAAGCAGTAGATGGTCCAAATTCATCCAGAGTGGACAAAGAAATGTTGTGCGGTTCTCCTTGGATGCATTTCTGTTTCATGGGATGTTGGGAGAG CATCTTTACATGCATTGTGAAATATCCGTCGGAAGTTTCAAACCAACATCAAGTGCAAAGTCCTGCACTTACAACCAGTCAATAAAACG ATGGGAGGAGTTATATGGTTCAAATGATGCTTGCCTCTGCTGCGACTCCACATGTCTGTCTTCTGATCTGTCTG TGTCCAGTAAGGTCATCACCAGTGAGCCCTGGATCATGGAGTCTGATTTGGAAATTGTCGAGGAAGAGCAAACATCTCCATTCATGACAGAGGAGGTGGGAACAGGTTTTGTTGAAGTAATAACCACACAGACAGCTGAGATTGGACCTCGTCATTTTGTGCCAGACCCGGCTGTGGTGAAGGAAGTCGACAAATTTGTGGAGCCACGCAGAATATTTGAGGAGGTATTTGGATTGGGCTAA
- the zp3d.2 gene encoding zona pellucida sperm-binding protein 3d.2 isoform X2 translates to MQFREMKLYFPVIFTLLVFSSTYVYALRSASKHASNSTSALDVKFGEDFDGSAVKSLGSPFLQLPVFQHSRIPLLDKKQFSPMHGSGHEQLPEETKEVLIPRAAVTLPEASRRRGRSHGVNVVCQMKKMIIKVHKHILGIDGLHSELKLGTCDISKTTKHYHVFIYDMDKCGMTDLGPIRRAVPFSLPVECHFNRYHYSYKIGYIPQVRYQNYFKPLRTVDSVVLTPRDELWRRLSPTEEYTIGHPMYFQADGPPLAEDERMFVDSCYVTISSSHLSMPRFTVIESHGCMTDSKSSRWSKFIQSGQRNVVRFSLDAFLFHGMLGEHLYMHCEISVGSFKPTSSAKSCTYNQSIKRWEELYGSNDACLCCDSTCLSSDLSVSSKVITSEPWIMESDLEIVEEEQTSPFMTEEVGTGFVEVITTQTAEIGPRHFVPDPAVVKEVDKFVEPRRIFEEVFGLG, encoded by the exons ATGCAGTTTAGAGAGATGAAGCTTTATTTCCCAGTAATATTTACTTTACTGGTCTTTTCTTCCACATATGTGTACGCGTTACGATCTGCGTCAAAGCACGCGAGCAATTCGACCTCAGCACTGGATGTAAAGTTTGGAGAAGATTTCGACGGATCTGCTGTCAAGAGTCTCGGCTCGCCATTTTTACAACTTCCCGTTTTCCAGCATTCAAGAATCCCCCTTTTGGACAAAAAGCAGTTCTCTCCGATGCATGGATCAGGCCATGAACAACTCCCCGAGGAGACGAAAGAAGTCCTCATCCCGCGCGCCGCGGTAACGTTACCGGAGGCCTCCCGCCGCCGCGGGCGATCACACGGAGTAAACGTCGTTTGCCAAATGAAGAAAATGATCATTAAAGttcacaaacacattttaggcatcGACGGCCTTCATTCAGAGTTAAAACTGGGAACATGCGACATCAGCAAGACTACAAAACACTATCACGTGTTTATTTACGACATGGACAAGTGTGGAA TGACGGACCTGGGGCCAATCCGCCGCGCCGTGCCTTTCTCACTACCTGTTGAGTGTCACTTTAATAG ataTCATTACTCGTATAAAATTGGTTACATACCACAAGTCAGATATCAGAACTACTTCAAACCCCTGAGAACTGTGGACAGTGTTGTACTCACACCCCGTGATG AGCTGTGGAGAAGGTTATCGCCCACCGAAGAGTATACCATTGGTCACCCCATGTACTTCCAAGCAGACGGACCTCCTCTTGCTGAGGACGAGAGGATGTTTGTGGATTCCTGTTACGTGACTATCAGCAGTTCTCATTTGTCCATGCCACGATTTACAGTCATTGAAAGCCACGG GTGCATGACTGATAGCAAAAGCAGTAGATGGTCCAAATTCATCCAGAGTGGACAAAGAAATGTTGTGCGGTTCTCCTTGGATGCATTTCTGTTTCATGGGATGTTGGGAGAG CATCTTTACATGCATTGTGAAATATCCGTCGGAAGTTTCAAACCAACATCAAGTGCAAAGTCCTGCACTTACAACCAGTCAATAAAACG ATGGGAGGAGTTATATGGTTCAAATGATGCTTGCCTCTGCTGCGACTCCACATGTCTGTCTTCTGATCTGTCTG TGTCCAGTAAGGTCATCACCAGTGAGCCCTGGATCATGGAGTCTGATTTGGAAATTGTCGAGGAAGAGCAAACATCTCCATTCATGACAGAGGAGGTGGGAACAGGTTTTGTTGAAGTAATAACCACACAGACAGCTGAGATTGGACCTCGTCATTTTGTGCCAGACCCGGCTGTGGTGAAGGAAGTCGACAAATTTGTGGAGCCACGCAGAATATTTGAGGAGGTATTTGGATTGGGCTAA